A single genomic interval of Gouania willdenowi chromosome 10, fGouWil2.1, whole genome shotgun sequence harbors:
- the LOC114471007 gene encoding uncharacterized protein LOC114471007 has translation MATSTGYGPRKDVGGRWSRLCFDGDEKNYELWETKFLAHLRLLSLKSTIINEAPSDDEEGAEADAEKNEDAYAELIQVLDDKSLSLVMRDATDDGRKALKILREHYAGKGKPRVISLYTELTSLQKAVNESVTDYVIRAEKAITSLRHAGETFSDDLLIAMILKGLPEQFKPFSIHITQSDEKLTFVEFKAKLRSYESTERFNAVDSDSDSVMKARGKESWSMKLTCYTCGQRGHKAAECTATTGERREQRQWCRLCKSSTHKDVNCRRRKRDKVQRAVDEEDHTFVFKIGHVNEVQVGRVNEKGLMVDTGATSHIIRNITQFKDFDESFEPHKHVLELADGERTSGIALKKGTARVRLRDNKGRVMDAMLSGALYVPSFPQDIFSVKAATSHGATVVFKEELLVIHLKR, from the coding sequence ATGGCAACTTCAACAGGTTATGGGCCCAGGAAAGATGTTGGAGGTCGATGGAGTCGTTTGTGTTTCGACGGAGATGAGAAAAATTATGAACTTTGGGAAACTAAGTTTCTGGCACACCTGCGTCTACTTAGTCTAAAGAGCACCATCATCAATGAAGCACCCAGTGATGATGAGGAAGGTGCAGAGGCCGACGCTGAGAAAAATGAAGACGCTTATGCAGAGCTGATTCAAGTATTGGATGATAAAAGCCTGTCACTTGTAATGAGGGACGCAACAGATGATGGCAGAAAGGCGCTAAAGATTCTAAGGGAACACTATGCTGGTAAGGGGAAACCCCGAGTGATCAGCTTATACACTGAGTTAACATCCCTTCAGAAAGCTGTTAATGAGAGCGTCACGGACTACGTCATCCGGGCAGAGAAAGCGATTACGTCACTGAGACATGCAGGAGAGACTTTTAGTGATGACTTGTTGATCGCTATGATTTTGAAAGGTCTGCCGGAACAATTTAAGCCCTTCTCTATCCACATAACCCAGAGTGATGAGAAGTTGACTTTCGTTGAGTTTAAGGCCAAACTCCGCAGCTATGAGAGCACTGAAAGGTTCAATGCTGTTGATTcagacagtgacagcgtgatgAAAGCCAGAGGAAAAGAAAGCTGGAGCATGAAACTGACCTGTTATACCTGCGGCCAGAGGGGGCATAAAGCTGCAGAGTGTACTGCTACAACTGGAGAGCGCAGGGAACAGAGACAGTGGTGCCGTCTCTGCAAGAGCTCCACACACAAGGATGTCAACTGCAGGCGGAGAAAGCGCGACAAGGTGCAGCGGGCGGTGGATGAAGAGGACCACACGTTCGTCTTCAAAATCGGTCACGTAAATGAAGTCCAGGTTGGAAGAGTGAATGAGAAAGGCCTCATGGTGGACACCGGAGCAACCTCACACATCATCAGGAACATCACTCAATTCAAAGACTTTGATGAAAGTTTTGAACCACACAAGCATGTTCTGGAGCTGGCTGATGGAGAGAGGACCAGCGGCATCGCGCTGAAGAAAGGTACGGCCAGAGTTCGCCTGAGAGACAATAAAGGTCGTGTGATGGACGCTATGCTGAGTGGGGCGCTGTACGTCCCATCCTTTCCACAGGACATCTTCTCAGTGAAGGCGGCGACTTCCCATGGAGCAACTGTAGTCTTCAAAGAAG